A stretch of DNA from Trichoplusia ni isolate ovarian cell line Hi5 chromosome 9, tn1, whole genome shotgun sequence:
TATATGTAGGcaagatattaaaaatctaGGATGAAATGAAAATACACGATATCCAGATTAGCCAAAGAGAAATGTGCAATAGTACCACACGGCTTGATTAATCAAATCATGTGAGAGAAAATTAAAAGGCTATAGCTTAAggaaaattataagtattaCCATTGGGTATTGCAGTAAGTTAAGTATaagaaataaggtttaaaaGTAGGTTACATAAATGGTGTAATGAGTAATCATAAAATCTACTTTATATGTAATCAATACCGAGACTTACATCCTGGAGTGATTAGTGCATCAATGCACAGAAAGCAGGGATAGTTATAGGGAAATATGAATAgatctaatataatatattggaaaaaatatgtaatatttctaaataatcaTGAATCATGATATTATATGCATGTCTTTTCATTGCATATACTTATATATCTTAAAGCACAGGTTTGCAATTATTTCTTAAACCTGCTGGATACAATATGACAGGCTATACAATAAGCCTTTAATAATAAGGGTAGCACGCCACTGATTCGATTCTCGAATAATTTGTAAGACGCGAACACGTCCTTTGAGCGTATACTGTCGAATATTCTGTAATAGTATTGTTAGTGAATATAATCTACCatttaataaatgtgtaatCTGTCTAGCATTTCgatgtacaattttattttgttaaatcttatattaatatataaaaaatactgttaataaCAGATTATACttcataaattttgaaaaagttatataaaacataGCATTCGCTTAGTTTAGTATTAGAAATGATAATCTATAGCAAGTTTCATATCAAGCATGTAAAACGAaacatttagaattaaattcGAATATATTGAATCGGTCTCTATTATTAATACATCCTtgcttgtatttaattatatattatatttatattagaatCTCGTATGTGCAGCTCAGCTTTGACGACTtaacagaagaaaaatatcCCTCAAGATTCATGACAACCGTATGAAAAccggttcagtagtttctgatTTTATTAGAGTAACAGGAGAAAAGAAGGACTTATCTATTTATATTacgtaataaatactttaagtttaataacagcaaagtaagaaataaatttggGGATTTTTATTGAGATGTAACTTTTGTTACAGTTAATGAATCAAACAATGGTTGATCGTAACGGTAAATAtgcaaaatacttaaattatttttcaataaatagcCATGTGAAACTTTCCTCTCAGTTTAATTATGCATGtgtacaataataacaataatattaatcaataataaggcattcaaacttaataaattataaatatttatacaatattgcCCAAATTCAGTTTAACTACTAAATCACTCTCgctttctattttcatttctttatcgAAAGTTTTCTTCAACAAAACGTCAATAGCTGCTTCCTCTGCAACAAAAAAGAACacgtttttcagttttttttgttacaaacattTTCGTTGGTAACTCCTTTCTATTACAATGCCAGTAAAACCATAATTTAAACTGAGAGTTGCAATCCGAACTTTCTTCTTGCCCCCGATAgcccaaaataatttaatagatagatagatacaaAAGATGCaagttttttaaattccttaaagaGCATTCAAGCAACAAATGCATGTTAACATGTCACTTACCCGTAACTTGTATAGCCAGTAGCTGATGAACGATATGTCTGGCAGTAGTTTTGAACAGATCGCGACTactgattttcttctttttatagTATGGCATGAGCAATTTAACCACTAAACTGGCAAGATCTACTTTCTCAGCTTTATTAGCTGTTGTACCGTCACTCTTCTTTGAGTatcttttacttttatgtttacTTTCGTTGTTGTGTGGTTTTTTATGTTCCTCCTTTTTTGTGCTTGcctctttcttttctttttcttctttcacTTTCTTACTTAAACTAAGTTTGTGTTTGGCCACAGTTTTTAACTTATCCTTATTATCTTTAAGCTTACTTTTTATTGGTGATGGAGGAGACTTATTGGTAACTGGTATTAGAGATTCAACATCTGGCAGAATTTCAACTGCAGGTTCAGGGGGTACGTCTTTAAACATCATAAGCTTTTGCATAACTGCATCTGCTTCTAGACTTAACTGGCGTGCTTTGTTTAAATTAGAATCATCAGCTTCACCCTGAAGTGGGTCAAATAACCTGTTAGAATTATTGTCTACTGATGTTTCTGAATCAACTTTAGACTCAAATGAGTTTAATGTATCTTGACTTGCTTGCTCATCTTTCATGTCACTGAGTATTAAAGTATCTTCTGCGCTTCTATTTACAGCCACTTCTTCACATTGATCATCAATTACTAATTCATTTTCAGATTCACTATCTGATACATTACCATATAGGGTTGATGGTTTTATAGGAGTTTCtcgttttttaacatttaaatcgtCACCTtctttactattattttgtctgtcttGTTTCTTCTTGTGGTCACTTGCATTGTTggttacttttgtttttttagacaCCTGAATTTCACTGTCACTGTCTGATTCTCCAAAAAGAGCCTTTATTTTCCTCTTGGATGTAGATTTTTCTTTACTTGATTTGACATCCTTATTGTGCTTCTTCTCTTTACTTgagtctttatttttatctggtGTTTCTTGCTTTCTATGACTGTCTTTATCTTTACTTGGGATACCCTTTAATGTGATATTTATAACTAAAGTCTTAGATTTAGAATTTTTTGATTTGTATTCTTCAAGTTGAACAGATTCCGTGAGATCACCTGTACTTTGAGTATCACCATTAATTGCTTCGTCTTCAAgttcttttacttttaatgtagTATCATTActgttaaaattactttcagCTTTGCTCTCTTCGTCATTTTCATCTATAACAAGACCTGTTTCATCATCGCTTACGTCGGTATTACTATTTGACACTTCTGATGACTTTTTGAAGAAGTTTTTGAGGTTTGTCTGTGTTAAGGGGTCTCTTCTGAATgaatttgcttttctttttgtatCTTTGTCAGCTTTAGATAACTCTGTTTGTTTGACTTCATTTTTTCTCTCCATGTCTTAGAAAAATACAAGGAATTAGGGATGATGTTAGGACAACTTAAGAAGCTGTATAATTGTATATTCTATCACAGACTTACCTAATTGTGATGCTGTAATAAAACCATTACAGTTTTGAGCTCTACTTTGTTCGAAATCTTTCACAAACTCATTAAGAGTGTTGCGTTTTCTGGGCTGAAATACTTTTAGTTGAGGATACATCTGATCACTTGACGCCTTCACTGAAGAGATCTAAACAAAAAGGTCGTCATAAAACATTGTTCTGAACAcataattttatgttgtaaaatgTACTACTTACCAATTTGGACATCGCTCGCCTATACAAACTAATGACTGTGCTGCTTGAAAACGCTTCGTACTCCAAATCTACGGCACACTGTTCTATATCGTACCTGGAGAATGTCTTGTCAATAGTATCGGTATCCTTCGTGTTCTGATAGTTGTTGTTCAGTGCATCGGTTAGTAAGGTGAGGTAACCGTCGCGGCTTGCAACTGTTAGTCCATTTACCTAAAACAATCTTATTATCAGTTTGATGTTTAACTCAGGTacaaaaaggtaaacaatcttggtgtaacttttatacaaacacatattaatgtcatatttaagtggtttagttattttaataatctttatcTAAACCAAAACTGTGTTGTACACTGCACATACACGGATTTGTTGTATGTACACGTCTTACTTTATTCCCAGTGCTCTCTGCCGCTCTACATTTAGAATATTTAGCAGATTCAGCGTCgttatttccttttttgtcgTCGGCACGTTTCTTTCTATTAGCAAACTCCTGCATTATGAGAGATTTCGTCTCCTGAGCGATGCGGCGGCGATTGCTCTCGCCATCCGAGTCGCCGCTATCCCCTCCACCTCCGCCGGTACCATAATATGATTCAGCTTCCCtataattattacaagtaagtataaaaatatttctagtcTGATCCTTTTAGCTGGCCTTAAGCATTATTTTAGGCTTCTAAAATCAATGCATTAAATGCGCAATTggcatacacacatacaaaagtTTAAATAGAGTTCATATTATTCGTGCGCTTGAAGAAGAATTGAGTAATTTTTTACTTACAGATAATCATTTGTGTGTGTTCTAGCCAAATCATAGATTAATATCACTGTAAACATCTATGCAACTTACCTCTTCTGCCCCTGTCTGCCTTCGCCGTACAGGTCGGACGAGTCCT
This window harbors:
- the LOC113497133 gene encoding ATP-dependent DNA helicase Q5-like — encoded protein: MDNVTEKLLQCFGHRKFKSELQESAIRAIARGVHDVYVSMPTGSGKSLCFQLPAMLQDNKVAIVFSPLLALIKDQIDHLSKIKIAAESINSKMTSKERERVLNDLRSMKPNTRFLYVTPEQAATGTFKSLMEHLVKYKKVSYVVVDEAHCVSEWGHDFRPDYLKLGDLRDKYKSVPWVALTATASADVAKDILSNLKLLMPVAQYKTPSFRRNLFYDVIYQNCIDDEVGHLLEFLKKSLKDDENVKLKDKNAVIVYCRTREQTEDLAHMLSKRGLVSLAYHGGLKTAERVSVQEKWSRGECPCVCATVSFGMGVDKATVRAVAHWGIAQNVAAYYQESGRAGRDGKPAFCRIYYCRSERNTVDFLLKSEVGRAKTPEQKNRCKIAYKSFEIMVKYCEDIKCRHKVFAEYFGEEVPKCGGRCDVCADERNVRRALDQHQRRAASAQLRSGGLVVNQDSSDLYGEGRQGQKREAESYYGTGGGGGDSGDSDGESNRRRIAQETKSLIMQEFANRKKRADDKKGNNDAESAKYSKCRAAESTGNKVNGLTVASRDGYLTLLTDALNNNYQNTKDTDTIDKTFSRYDIEQCAVDLEYEAFSSSTVISLYRRAMSKLISSVKASSDQMYPQLKVFQPRKRNTLNEFVKDFEQSRAQNCNGFITASQLDMERKNEVKQTELSKADKDTKRKANSFRRDPLTQTNLKNFFKKSSEVSNSNTDVSDDETGLVIDENDEESKAESNFNSNDTTLKVKELEDEAINGDTQSTGDLTESVQLEEYKSKNSKSKTLVINITLKGIPSKDKDSHRKQETPDKNKDSSKEKKHNKDVKSSKEKSTSKRKIKALFGESDSDSEIQVSKKTKVTNNASDHKKKQDRQNNSKEGDDLNVKKRETPIKPSTLYGNVSDSESENELVIDDQCEEVAVNRSAEDTLILSDMKDEQASQDTLNSFESKVDSETSVDNNSNRLFDPLQGEADDSNLNKARQLSLEADAVMQKLMMFKDVPPEPAVEILPDVESLIPVTNKSPPSPIKSKLKDNKDKLKTVAKHKLSLSKKVKEEKEKKEASTKKEEHKKPHNNESKHKSKRYSKKSDGTTANKAEKVDLASLVVKLLMPYYKKKKISSRDLFKTTARHIVHQLLAIQVTEEAAIDVLLKKTFDKEMKIESESDLVVKLNLGNIV